Proteins from one Mesorhizobium sp. M9A.F.Ca.ET.002.03.1.2 genomic window:
- a CDS encoding sarcosine oxidase subunit delta, with the protein MLIPHPLLGLRDAQEFTYLGDARLIDRPDPTAPDAEAAFCDYVFLRDNQAGAHRELWFHEQGDRSWLVVTRDTVTHEVLCAELARDVALSRARCSK; encoded by the coding sequence ATGCTAATCCCCCATCCACTTCTGGGCCTGCGCGATGCTCAGGAATTCACCTATCTGGGCGACGCGCGGCTCATCGACCGTCCAGACCCAACTGCGCCCGATGCCGAGGCCGCCTTTTGCGATTACGTCTTCCTGCGCGACAACCAGGCGGGCGCGCACCGCGAGTTGTGGTTCCACGAGCAGGGTGATCGGTCATGGCTGGTGGTGACGCGCGACACGGTCACCCATGAAGTCCTCTGTGCGGAACTGGCTCGCGATGTCGCCCTTTCGCGGGCGAGGTGCAGCAAATGA
- a CDS encoding sarcosine oxidase subunit beta family protein, producing MRFSGFRVFAEAIKGHTGWRSLWRNPDPKPAYDYVIVGGGGHGLSTAYYLARTFRQSRIAVLEKGWLGSGNVGRNTTIIRSNYLLAGNEPFYEFSMKLWEGLEQELNFNAMVSQRGIINLFHTDAQRDAFRRRGNAMMLAGADGRLLSREELRAMVPFLNYNNARFPVKGGLMQPRAGTARHDGVAWGYARGADSHGVDLIQNCEVKGFRVDREKVRGVETSRGYIAAEKVGVAVAGSSGRVMAMAGMRLPIETHVLQAFVTEGLKPTIPGVITFGAGHFYISQSDKGGLVFGGDIDGYNSYAQRGNLPVVEGVAENGIAMMPMIGRARLLRMWGGLVDMSMDGSPIIDRTHIDGLYFNGGWCYGGFKATPASGYAFAHLLATGSPHETARAYRFDRFARGYVIDERGAGAQPNLH from the coding sequence ATGAGGTTTTCGGGCTTCCGCGTCTTTGCCGAAGCAATCAAGGGGCATACAGGTTGGCGGTCGCTGTGGCGCAATCCCGACCCAAAGCCCGCCTACGATTACGTGATCGTCGGCGGGGGCGGTCACGGTCTGTCGACGGCGTATTACCTGGCCAGGACATTCAGGCAATCTCGTATCGCCGTATTGGAGAAGGGTTGGCTCGGGTCCGGAAATGTCGGGCGAAACACGACGATTATCCGGTCGAACTACCTGCTTGCCGGCAACGAGCCGTTTTATGAGTTCTCGATGAAGCTCTGGGAAGGACTGGAGCAGGAACTCAACTTCAATGCAATGGTCTCGCAGCGCGGCATCATTAACCTGTTTCATACGGATGCACAGCGAGATGCCTTTCGGCGCCGCGGCAACGCAATGATGCTGGCGGGTGCGGACGGCCGCCTGTTGAGCCGTGAGGAACTGCGCGCCATGGTGCCGTTCCTGAACTACAACAACGCGCGCTTCCCGGTCAAAGGCGGCCTGATGCAGCCGCGTGCCGGCACTGCGCGGCACGATGGCGTGGCCTGGGGCTATGCCCGCGGCGCCGACAGCCACGGCGTAGACCTGATCCAGAATTGCGAGGTGAAGGGCTTCCGGGTCGATCGCGAGAAGGTGCGTGGCGTGGAGACCTCGCGCGGCTACATTGCCGCTGAGAAGGTCGGCGTGGCGGTGGCGGGCTCTTCGGGCCGGGTCATGGCGATGGCCGGAATGCGGCTTCCGATCGAAACCCATGTCCTGCAGGCCTTCGTCACGGAGGGGCTCAAGCCCACCATTCCGGGCGTTATCACCTTCGGGGCAGGCCATTTCTACATCAGCCAGTCCGATAAGGGCGGGCTTGTCTTCGGCGGCGATATCGACGGCTACAATTCCTATGCCCAACGCGGCAATTTGCCGGTAGTCGAGGGCGTCGCCGAAAACGGCATAGCAATGATGCCCATGATAGGGCGGGCGCGGCTCCTGCGCATGTGGGGCGGCCTTGTGGACATGTCGATGGACGGTTCGCCGATCATTGACCGCACGCATATTGATGGCCTCTATTTCAACGGCGGCTGGTGCTATGGCGGCTTCAAGGCGACGCCAGCCAGCGGCTATGCCTTTGCCCATCTTCTTGCCACCGGCTCACCTCACGAGACCGCGCGCGCCTACCGGTTCGACCGGTTCGCTCGGGGCTATGTGATCGACGAACGCGGTGCCGGTGCCCAGCCCAATCTCCACTGA